In Acidobacteriota bacterium, the following are encoded in one genomic region:
- the hybB gene encoding Ni/Fe-hydrogenase cytochrome b subunit, with protein sequence MRDQSITARPWVTEKIFLGLSLRDYVRSLMTPGTLVAGLILTIGIPIIVYRFIFGLGAVTNLTQTTPWGIWIGIDVLSGVALAAGGYTLASAVYIFGLKDYHAVVRPAVLTGFLGYLFVVIGLIVDLGRPWNLPVPMVYSFGTTSVMFEVAWCVALYATVLFLEFLPAIFEWLGWSKARLWAVKLTIGVTVLGVLLSTLHQSSLGALFLMAPTKMHPLWYSPYIPVFFFISSIAAGLSMVIFESTLSHKYFSNRVPQHSHEKMDRIALGLAKAASVVLFSYFFLKLQGLAVGEHWGLLGTSWGAWYLVELLGFIVAPCLMFAHAVRTSNVRLVRWTAAWTVLGIVVNRLNVSVISMNYNVEEIYVPSWMEVWTTMTIITIGILTYRWIVNRMPVLDEHPEYRESH encoded by the coding sequence ATGCGTGACCAGAGCATCACCGCACGGCCCTGGGTCACCGAGAAGATCTTCCTCGGTCTGTCGCTGCGCGACTACGTGCGCAGCCTGATGACGCCAGGAACGCTCGTCGCTGGTCTCATTCTGACCATCGGCATCCCAATCATCGTCTACCGCTTCATCTTCGGCCTCGGCGCGGTGACGAACCTGACCCAGACGACGCCCTGGGGCATCTGGATCGGCATCGACGTGCTGAGCGGCGTCGCGCTCGCCGCCGGCGGCTACACGCTCGCGAGCGCCGTTTACATCTTCGGCCTCAAGGACTACCACGCGGTCGTCCGGCCGGCCGTGCTCACGGGCTTTCTCGGCTACCTCTTCGTCGTCATCGGGCTGATCGTCGACCTCGGGCGCCCGTGGAACCTGCCCGTGCCGATGGTCTACTCGTTCGGCACGACGTCGGTGATGTTCGAAGTCGCCTGGTGCGTCGCGCTCTACGCCACCGTGCTCTTCCTCGAGTTCCTGCCGGCCATCTTCGAGTGGCTCGGCTGGAGCAAGGCGCGGCTCTGGGCCGTCAAGCTGACGATCGGCGTGACGGTGCTCGGCGTGCTGCTGTCGACGCTGCACCAGTCGTCGCTCGGCGCCCTGTTCCTGATGGCGCCGACGAAGATGCACCCGCTGTGGTACTCGCCGTACATCCCGGTCTTCTTCTTCATCTCGAGCATCGCGGCCGGCCTCAGCATGGTCATCTTCGAGAGCACGCTGTCGCACAAGTACTTCTCGAACCGGGTGCCGCAGCACTCGCACGAGAAGATGGACCGCATCGCGCTCGGCCTCGCGAAGGCCGCGTCGGTGGTCCTCTTCAGCTACTTCTTCCTGAAGCTGCAGGGCCTCGCCGTGGGCGAACACTGGGGGCTGCTCGGCACGTCGTGGGGCGCCTGGTACCTCGTCGAGTTGCTCGGCTTCATCGTCGCCCCGTGCCTCATGTTCGCCCATGCCGTCCGGACGTCGAACGTGCGGCTCGTCCGGTGGACCGCCGCGTGGACGGTGCTCGGCATCGTGGTGAACCGCCTGAACGTCTCGGTCATCTCGATGAACTACAACGTCGAAGAAATCTACGTCCCGAGCTGGATGGAGGTCTGGACCACCATGACCATCATCACCATCGGGATCCTGACCTATCGGTGGATCGTGAACCGGATGCCCGTGCTCGATGAGCACCCCGAGTATCGCGAGTCGCACTGA
- a CDS encoding glycine cleavage system protein H, whose product MGSHDILTLYSTKAIEYGIAVAFLLLFVPFWRFVSAEAQPALAAARVRPVLTDLVEWFRMARDVAFHPGHAWARAETPGLVAVGMDDFAQKLVGPVHAISLPTVGTRVAQGDRAWRLHVDGRAVDMVSPVDGIVSAVNHRVLESPETVGQDPYGAGWLFKVQAPRFEANQKSLLSGTLARRWLEDATDALRLRLSPDLGLALQDGGLPVDGLAHAIDDGRWDEIAREFLLT is encoded by the coding sequence ATGGGTTCGCACGACATCCTGACGCTCTACTCGACCAAGGCCATCGAATACGGCATCGCCGTCGCCTTCCTGCTCCTGTTCGTCCCCTTCTGGCGCTTCGTGAGCGCCGAGGCCCAGCCGGCGCTCGCCGCCGCGAGAGTGAGGCCGGTCTTGACCGACCTCGTGGAGTGGTTCCGCATGGCGCGTGACGTCGCGTTCCACCCGGGCCACGCCTGGGCCCGTGCCGAAACGCCCGGCCTCGTTGCCGTCGGCATGGACGACTTCGCCCAGAAGCTGGTCGGTCCGGTGCACGCCATCTCGCTGCCGACGGTGGGCACGCGCGTCGCCCAGGGCGACCGGGCCTGGCGGCTGCACGTCGACGGCAGGGCGGTCGACATGGTCTCGCCGGTCGACGGCATCGTCTCGGCGGTCAACCACCGCGTGCTCGAGTCGCCGGAGACGGTCGGCCAGGATCCGTACGGCGCCGGCTGGCTGTTCAAAGTCCAGGCGCCGCGGTTCGAGGCGAACCAGAAGAGCCTGCTCTCGGGCACGCTGGCGCGCCGCTGGCTCGAGGACGCGACCGACGCCCTGCGGCTGCGTCTCAGCCCCGACCTCGGCCTGGCCCTCCAGGACGGCGGCCTGCCGGTCGACGGGCTGGCGCACGCCATCGACGACGGGCGCTGGGATGAGATCGCCAGGGAGTTCCTGCTGACCTAG